TTGCAGAGGAGCAGTTGAAAGTCAGCTACGTGTTCCTGTGGCTTCAGAAAAACAGAGACGATCGATGTAAGATACATTTAAACACGATAAAGAAGTATTctaccaaaaaaataataaaattaaattctgtcatcattgactcaccctcatgttgtacCAATTCAATATGATTTAAAGCACAGTTTGCACCAAAAACCAATGCTTGATAACATTCTGTTAATTATAAACATGCGCTGCAGATTTGTCGTCTGTCACTTTAAATACTTGTGCGCTTTAAAGAAGTaaggattctgattggctgtaaaTGTCATTAATTGCTCATCGATATCCAACAATATTGTTTTTCTGTCGTTATCGATATATTTGTGGTGTGGACTCATACAACTTCATAGTTATTGTTAAAGTTATCATCTTGGTGTGAACTGGACTTTATtttcttctgtgcaacacaACCAGAGATATTTTACGTTTTTTCATCCATAATGGAAAGCAAAGTTGGATTCCAAAAATATGGCTCATCCAtcacttttatgatgctttttgtcatttttggagcttgacagccttATGACTGCGATAAAAGAGATTGTTTCAAATcagcttcacagaaataaacaggaaaataacagaatcAGCAACGCAAACTTATTCAAATGagttaaatttaaattctgCTGTAATGCAGctctataaaaaaaacaatagtgacattattcagctcaagtcaGTTTAGTATTCATTCAGTTCAGCTAAATAACTGTAAAGTTCAGTGGCAAGGAACCTAAACTCCATCACTGAGAGGATTGATGTTCCCtctaaaaacatacattttcaacatgagagtgagtaaatgataatagAACTTTCATTTGggttatttaatcatttaaattgaATAATGAGTCTGATACCATAATTCACTAAACAAGGAACTGTCTTTGTCTCTACTTGTGCAGTGTCCATTATGAAGACCTTCCACTACATGGGTTTTGAAGTGGTGAAACCAGGTCATCCACTGGTGCCACCCCGGCCTGATCTTCTCTTTATGGTCTATTCCATAGACAGCAGCAGTTCTGATGAAGAGTGACCATCACACTCTCGCTCACTCTTAAAATGCCCCCACCCCACTTCCTCCCCCTCTATACCTCTGCATCAGTGACTTTTAAGACAGGGGGAGGGGCGAAGCTGGGCCAACTAACACTCTGATTGGTTCAGTTTCCATTATTATCCCACCGATCGGTTCTGATTGGTCGTTCCATCAGCAGGTGGGTTGGTGCTAAAGCAGAAATCTAGCATATCCTCTCTGTTAATTCACACCATATATCAAACTGTCTATACTGTTGTGTACACTATGTATAGAACATTCAGAACAGGATACAGATTGCAGACATAGTAACGATAGTTTTTACAGAAGGGAATGTATTTGTAACCGGTTGTAGACTGTTTCCGGTGGCTGATAATGGTGAATCAGgattttttggtttgtttattcCAGGTCTTCTCTGTTTTACTCTTCTTTAGACGTTTCAGCTAAAACTTTCACTTGTTAATCATTCAATGTTCTCAGAGGAAACAAGCTGAATAGCTCTTAGTAACTAAGACTCGACTCACTTCAGCAGCGTAGTTCGCCCTTCGAACACTCATTAGGATTCATGCTGTGTTCCATTCAATTGAGAATGTTTGAATTTCTAGCTTCCAATATAGAAAAGTGCAATAGAATGCAAAGTTGGACTTCAGACTTTTATGAAAACTGCTATTTCATGATGTGCACAGCTCACTGTTGACGATCACACATCTGCACATTACCATTTTATATACATCATCCAAACGTCATGCAATAAATGTTTAAGTATAAGAAATATCTTTCAATATTGGATGGAACGCAGCATTCTAGCGTAAGTTCCTCAAAACTGTGCATCATTCCAGACCCCAACAAGGCACTTGAGTGTAAGTTTAGATTGAGTTTTAGTTGAATTTTTTCTGAGTCTGGTTGTGAGGTTTGCTTTTCAAGAATTCTTTGAGTAGAAGTTGTTCAATCAGGCCTGTTGCTTTTACTCTTTAAAACAAAGCCAGACTTGAAAACTTCTAGATGCATGAGCATGTTTGTGATGAAATCATTCTGGTTTTAGAAATCCCGAAggtccttatttttatttagggAGATGCAGAGGTCTTCTGCGTGAGTCTTACCGTAGTCCATCACACCTTTTGTCTTCATCATCCCAAACCAAAAGGAAACATGAGAGCAAACCAACCCCACCCTCTGCCCCTCAGGGGCTTTAACACAAGCACTTTAGGAAAACACAAGCAATTCAGCCGACGGTGCATTGCACATTCATTACAGAGAGATGTGCATTGAGCTGTCAAGATGTCTTGCAGTGTTTAGTGAACTTGACATACTTGCCAAAGATAATGGTCTCCATTCAAAGAGAACGCCTCAAGTTTCATTCAGATAAGACTGGTGAATCTACCGTAGCAGCACCTTCAGATAGCAGGCTCGGTCCCAGTGTAGTCAGGTATAACATGCAAAAACATTCCCTGAAATGGAAGCCTCTGTTTCTTTAATACTTGGTCATCTCTGTGGAAATTAGGTGCAATGAATCCAGTTCTGTATACTTCTCAGCAGGGTGGCCTTTAGGTTTTGCATGTGTAAATAGATCTTACCTTTCCTCATGGGCTGTGACAATAAGCTTTTAGAGAATGTTTTTTGTTCATTcacttaaattttatttttatctatatgatttattttgtcTATACCGATTGATTTTTTTGTAGTGCAGAATTTAGAGTAAATCAGATATCATTTAATGACAATCTACACTTGTATACCTTGAACTTTTTCCTTATGTCCAAATAAAACACGtgataaaacaaaacttcaTGACGTACCTGTTTTTCTTTcacaaataaaatttgattaTTCCAGATGAATTCTTTGTCAGAAATTAGCTATTGAAGTTGAATAAAAAGTGGGGAAAAAAGGTGAACTTTAAGACTAAACTATTGCAACTAAAGTAAAACTTAATAAATGTGTACTTACCGGGTTTTTTGGGGGGTCTTCTATGGAAAAATGGTCgatatttattgaaataatataattcatAGTTCTCAAATGTCATtcacattaaaacagaaaatggtCTTCTTGGTCTTCAGAAAATGGTGTTCTTCCAATCAGTGACAAGGAATCTATTAAACATAGCTATCCTAATTAAGATTTAGTTGCTAACTTGCTATAGTACAATTTAATTTGTACACATTGTgtgtaatgttaataaaaaacagataaaattCACCAGAAAACACTACTcatttagtatgtttataaGCTGACAGCTACAAccaaactacatttcccatcattctctGAGGCAGCACAATAATACAATACACGAGCATAAATAACACACATTCATGGCAAAATTAATCACACTAATTTATAAAATGTCCATGTTTATCTGACAAGAAACAATCGTAATCAATTGCTTAACGACTgcagtttttttctgtgttggcatatttacaatttattgctTTTTACCAGAAGATGAAGACTGTAAATATCAAATCTAAGCTTTAAATTGGGTTAGAAATACACTAGCTATGTTGATCTCAAAGCTAACACAAATAGACTGAACCTAAAACTCTAATATGCTTGCTTGCTTATTTCTAAAGCTcacttaaatttatttattcatgactTCATGgcatcttggaaaaaaaaaaaaaaaaaaatctgaaaccAATTTATTTTGGAGGTACCTTCATTCAGAAACTCCCGTTGACAGACTGAACTGGAGAGCGTCTGTCGCTGTAAACAGACCTACAGGCCATATGCACTTAACGATCCGTGCTGGGTTACATCATAGTAATCCCGTCCATTAAAATGACCTACATTCTCTCAGTCTGGAACACGTTAAGATTTTTGTGCTGCCGGGTTACTGTGCGAGCTCGTCCTTGTGTTCAGGTCTGACCTCTGAGACCGTAATCCGTTCCCGCGCTTATGCAACACGTGCCGAATTTTCCCGCGGTTCTTAGAAAGCGAGTCAGAGTCAGTCAGAGATTTGATTAATCCCCCATAAAAGACTCACTCTTTGATATAAGAGTCTTAACTCTTACACCACACACagaatgtttttctatttgGAAGTATCTTGTGACAATTTAGTGTCATTTCTATAGCGCTTTAAAGTAGTATAGTAACCAGTTTCACTAAATGTGTTAAATTCAATATGGCATCTAACCTGATTAATGTCTATAAGTTATAAATTGTCAAAGATTATATGTACATACACATATTGTATGTAGTACAATTGACCAGCATCAATGTCGTTTCATGGTTACCGAAATGCAGTCTTAGCCCACACCAACCTGAAAACTCTTAGTTACACAACACTCACATTAGAGGCAGAGATTTCCAGATGAAcgcttttacattttatctatTATTCAACATAAAACCACCAGATGTGGACATTGAGGAACCTTCTAGAATTTTCTCAGAATGTGCATTCGATTTGAAGAAACAAAACTACTAGACATGTTTATCTTTTCGTTTTGtgtttaataaagaaaatgacagaTTGACAGACAGAGCAATATGAATTTCTCTGGGAATCCCAGTGGGcgtttgcattttaatagaaaacaagtgcatgtgttttatttgtctttctccttctgttctttctctttcttgtcTTTCTCTGCTTTGGCCTCTTCTGCTTCGTGCTTCTTGATGAGTTCTTCCACTTCCTTCTGCTTGAGGACTTTGATTCTGGTCTTGCCGTTCTCTCTTGTCAGTGTGGCGATCTCCACTTTGAAGATGGACAGAAAAAGGGAGCAATTAGATTTttgtcaaatatatatatatgacacaaAGTCACAAATGCACCAAAAATTCCTAAAATTGTTAATAGATAGTTAACTGACTTATTTTGTTGCTGCATGACCATTTTGACTGCAGTGTGTTTGTTACCGCAATTCAGCACGTGATCAGCTGTATTAAGCTGAGAGCTCAGATGGATTGTGGGTCTGTACATGGTGTCATTATCATTCATAATGCAAAGTCTGCTCTCCGCTAGACTGCCTCAATCTACCAGCCCTCGTCTGCATGCTAAAACATTTATTCCATCTCCGTATTTCCAAACACACACCTTTCTCTGCTGAGAGCTTGCTGACGTCCATGGTCTTGTTCAGCACTTTGACGGCGAGAGCGAGGGCAGAAGACAGAGTCATCTCTCCCTCTTTAAAGTCCTGCTTCAGCATTGACACAGCAGcctgaaacacacagacacactttacgtttctgaatgttttcatatcttttttttttttttgtcagagtTCAGAACAGAAGTCATGAATTACGGACAGGTGCCTTGTCGCCATCTACTGGCCAAATCATGATATTACAGTACACTAGTAGATGGACATTGTGATGTCcgacttgtctttttttttcagtttattttttaagcaGCATGAACAAATCACTCAACTTTAAGAAGAAACATTGATTCCAACATGCAGCCCCACAGTTTTACAAAGAAAGTAATATTTGACACAATCTACATGCTTAATCAGTGACAAAAGGCGGTATAACATGTAAAATGCTTTTTGAGGATATAACTAGTAGTTTTTTTCTTGCAAATTCTGTGTTGATTTTGAGGGGAAAATctgatacattttaatatatgttaaatagAGCTGAGAATACTACACTTTTATTGGTTTCTGAAATAATCAAATTAGCCAAAACGTTCAATAAATACTCAAAATATTATacaccactgttcaaaagtttgagcagttacgtttttttttttttttaaagaccaaAGTTAATTTGACCAAAGTAAAACtgtattgtgaaatgtttttttttttttttccaatttaaattaactgctttttattttattatattttaaaatgtaatttatttctgtgatgcaaagctgaatttgcagcatcattactctggtcttcagtgtcacatgacccttcagaaaacattctataaaaaatattattattattaataatgttgaaaacagttgtgctgcttaacatttttgtgaaaacggCGATACTTTTTCCCAGGACTGCtttattaatagaaagttcaaaagaacagcatgtatttgaaatagaaatcttttgtaaaattatgaatgtctttactgtcacggTTGATTACCTTAAATGGGGGGGTACAATGCTGTTTTATGCATTCAGAgttgtttacactgttaaagagttggattctgGTACTAAGCATGgacaaagtttcaaaaaacaatTTGGATGTATAACagtatttctgtgccaaaaatCTTACTTCCGGGTTCATACAGGTTTCGGAGAGTATTTTCGATCATGGCTCTTGATGACTTAAACGAGGGTGGAACTCCTTATATGGGCATTTCTCCTGGAAGAACGCGCCCGTGCACACATCGACCAGAGTCAGAGCGCGCTTCAACACTGCACGGGACTCGCTCGGGAAGAATGTCTCTAAAGAAGTGTTTTTGGTTGTAAGGGAAAGATAACATTGTTCAGCTCCCGAAGAACCCAGCGTTACGTAaacagtggatgcagtttgttttttcGGGGCAGCAACAGAGTttctcaagtgtgtttgttgatgAACGTTTTGTAAACAAGGCCCAGTTTGACGCTGGATTTGCACATCGTTTgatactgaaagatggagcAGTCCCAGCGATAAAAGACCCCGGTCATGATTCAGAACTGCAGACGGTAAGTGAAACGGCATcaaatgtctcttttttttttttttccccaatcgGTGCTCAAGTGCTCGTCAcactttagctccgcccacggcTCGCCTCCAGGAGCTCGGCTTTTATTGGAGAGAATCGTAAAGCTGTAtctttcatttataaatatgataaaactaaagactttttggagatatgaaggatgcagtactactctataggtactcaagattaacatgagattgagTGAAACTGTGTGTTATGCCCCCTTTAATTCAGCCTAGCTGAATGAaagaattaatttcttcttcaaaaaaaaagcCTAGTAATgactatttttctatttttgaactgattcattaaatcaaatgattcatatGAACTAGTTGGACAGATTCAGTGTGTCATAAGTTCAAACAGGACAATGAAGCGTTCGTTTACTCTGTTTCCAGCATAAGAATCTGAATGCGTGCGCTTCACTCACTGCGCTGTTGTTGCCGATGCAAGTGGCTTTCCAGCCTCCATAGTTTCCGCTGGGGTCACTCTGATAGAGCTGGAAGCCGTAGTGTTTGTCCCATCCCATATACAGCAGAGACACACCAAAGGGCCTTTTACCTGACAAAACACACGTACGGTTTATATTCCACAGCCCAAACCTTCACCAGGATCACGTTagaaatagattaaaatataccTCCAAACTGTGTGTAAGCCTGTTTGATGTCACACAGCGCAGTAACCAGCTGCTCGCAGGGAATGGGCTCCTGATACTGCAGCAGGTACCTGCACAAACATCACATGCTACATCAATATTAAGACTCTCATATGCACAATAAACCAATTTTGTCTTATAATAACTAGGGTTGTCAGTTTAACGTGTTAgcttaattaattagttatgcaaaaataatgcgattcaaatatttaacgcactggccccgcccccagacctgtacgtcatcttacatttcatacagttgacaaatatgatgcagggcaacaactccataaatgcagttatgccctaaaattcaagatattggggcaaaaatgctcctgtatgagtttctgtctcatatttatatcacATGATAAGCGATATCACACGAGCAGCGAGAGCAATATCACATGAGAGCCGTTTGTCCTGAATATAACGAGTGCAtgtgtgattttatacaacagtacagtaaataagaagttaatattatgttatattttaaacaatattgtctgtttttgctcagttttgcCGACAAAAATGttacctataaagccacagcagaactgttgtgcATCTGTGAGCAACATAGTTAGTTCagtttagtttctgaatgaatcggGTGAATCGATGATTTATAAAGTGAGCCATTTACtgaattcctgaatgaatcagctgtttgaacaaatcgaatgaatgaatgaatgactcaaagACATTTACCGCATAatctggcagttttagtttcttatttagactataatttcattaaaaaatgaaaataataataataaatattaaaacattaaagggatagtccaccccaaaaaattttaattgtcATCTGTCATCTCAAATTATCTTCTGTTATGTTCCATAGTTTATGTTAGGCCGTTATAGCCTAAATGTTTACGTATAATACATTATAtgttaaatcaaatcaaatatttctttctaaagctacaaTTTGTGATGTCTACTtgatactttctcatttaacacaacaATAGCTATTTTCacagtcaaatttattttgtgattcattagattaattaatcgacacatcatgtaattaattagattaaaaatttgAATCGAATGACAGCCCTAATAACAAAAGTGCAGTCTTCAGCAGGAGTCAAAGTGATGCTTCACTCACCTCTGTGCGATGAGTCTCAGCTCGTTTGTGAGGACGTTGGCATCTGATGTAATTCCCGCTACACTGCATGCCATGTCTCTGCATTACAGAATCACCATACATCAATGCtgctagaatttttttttttattacttttcaaaTATCAATGCAATTCCTCCCATATCAGAGCTAAATAATCATTgcttcctttaaaaaaaaaaaagacaaaaagctCATATCACATGCTTAAATATTTAgctaaaagttaaaataaactggaaatataaaataacagctcattcaaatattaacaaacaccataataatatataaacaatactaaATTAACACTGCCATAAAGAGATTTGCCAAAGacagaaatgtaattaaatattaattctaatattaaaaaatgcagtagtatttatttcaaatattaaaaattaatgcattttctCCCATACCAGAGCTAAAAAAGATAACGATCTTTAGCATTATctacagaaataaaatagaaaaatctaaatatgaataaagactataatttaattagaaCTTCAGCTTCTCTTGGGAAACCTCAAATGccataattatgaaattatttgtGTTCAAGTAATCCTGAGAATAATTTTAAGGCCACATAAATGACTTGAATTTGAATTATTGGACTCACTCATTGAGTTTGTAAATCTTCTCGGAGAAGAACACCTCGTCCAGAAGTTTGTGGATGTTCCTCCTCTCTGCCGCCAGCAGCACGCCGTCATTGGCCAGGATGCCCAGACAGGTGCCAGCGTGACCGATGGCCTCCATGGCATATTCTACCTGATACAGACGACCTGCCAACAACACAACACTCACAAACTGAGACCTTCTCCAAATGACAACAAATCAacatttagaataataagaacacacaataaaaataataaaatagtgaTATGGGGGCTCTCACCCTCTGGAGAGAAGATAGTCGTCCTTGAGTCATATCTCCGAGActgttaaacaaaacaaaaaacaaattgtgAATCGTTGTGATAAGAACATATAGCAAATCAATATTAAACTGGATTAAAAATAGATTAATAAAATCCACAAATAATGCAACACTTACCATTATGCccttaaataaaatgaatcctGCAAACAGGAGAAAATATGCTTAATTGATCAGCAACAAATTCcacatacattaatatttataattattatatttattacatttaataatttgttgaTTTGCGCTGCTGTCAGAATCTAAAGAACTTAACTTGCACACTCATAGAGcaacaaaatgaaacagaaaGTAGCAGAAAACAACTATAACCGACATCCAGCCTACTAGATACACTTATTTTACAGTCTTAGATTAATTTAAACGAGAAACGTAAGcataaatatgaattttaaagCTGCTTTCAGTTTCTCCTGTATGAATGTGTTTTAGCTTTAGCATTAGCACCTGCATAACAGCATGAAGCAgcaacttttcatttaatttaaatatatcctACGCTCAATTAATCTTACATCTGTTTAGCTTTTCACACACGCACAGAAGGCTTTACTTTGTAATGGGCATCATATATAGTGTGTAAAATATAGCAaagtataattattttcataccTAAAGCCTGAGTTCGCGCTGCCTGTTCACTGCTGCGACTCCGACTCCGCTAAAGAATCTCACTGCAGCGAGAAGCGCGTCCACTCTGGATTCACTTCCATGGACGGTCACGTGTGCTACGTGAAGCACTGTGATTGGTTTCCTTTCTTTAGTTAGCGGAAGTGCTCGCAATTTAGCTTTTTACgttgtttaatattattaattttatgttaaaattaaaacataaaaaagaacTGGTTCATAAAAGTCATGTATTTGGGAAATCAGACTACAGTAGTCGAACGGTACATTTTTGGTTCATAAGAATAATTAGTTTCTACCGTCTGCTTACAGGTTCTTTGTGCTGATGAGAGTGGGTGAGCTAGATTGTACATCCTACAGAAATGAATCGTTCAGTTCCACAGCGCCCCTAGCGTAAGGGAAGCTACAATGCCATACATTTTAtcataaagtaccaactgtgaATATTTCAGAGCATATTTTAAACCAAAAATCTATTccaaattgcatattaaaatacttCAAATCATTTCAGATAATTAAATCTAATTTTACAATTGAAtattaaatacttaaaatacaaagattaaatgaaatattctgTCATGCTACAAATAATTGGTTCACAAGAGTCATTTGCTTGCGATTTGGACACTGATTACCCCGTATGTTTGTGATTCACTACAAGAGTCATTTGTAATTTGGATTACACTGATCGCGCTGCATGGTTTTGATTCACTTCAAAGAACTGGTTCatgagagtcatttgtttgtgatttgAACTACACTGATTGTGCTGTATTGACAGCCTGTGGTATTATAAATACAGAAAGGACAAACTCAGCATGCTAAtctcattatttattaaaaattatttacaataacagcataatcaaaaaaaaaaagaatgattttttttttctactgcaTTATTCACTCCTGTGCTGAGGAGTTGCATACTGTCTTCACATACTGATACAGAACACAAGGACTGAAGCCAAACATCGCAACAAGGCAAACAGCACTGATAGTACCAAAACCAGCCATCGTTCACTCTCTAATGTGAGCTCAGAgtaatatattatgtttatggATTAACATACTTCCTTAGTCATCACTGTCACTCATATTCCCAGTAACAGAAAACACTAAGTGGACgctcataataaataaatcgaTATTCTACTGGATCGGATGAAATTGAAGAGTTCTTTTTTTGCCGTGACGGCAATATGTGGACGTTCATACAGAAACGAGAGCTGGGAAATGAAGAAACAACAGTGCGCTAAAAAGCTTTGAATATGTGGACATTTTCGCTCCATCAAATTGGCCGTGTTAAAATCAGCACCATGAAAGAAGAGCAAAGCCTCCATTGGCTGTGAGGTCGTCGTGCAGCCTTCGCGTCCAGCACCAAAGAGCTCAGTTCAGAAGAACAGTTTCTTGACACGCGTTGCAGGCACTGCAATACGAAATGCCCAAATCAAACCTACCAAAGTTTACGCTCCACATCCAGACCGTAGAAATACACAATGTAGCACATCTGGGTGTGGAGAGAATGATTTGGAGAGAAACCTTGGACATTTGTTGCTTTTAAGTGCAAAACAATGACGTCCTCTGGGACGGGAGGATTCGGCAGACAAGAGGCACAGCGTTCAGAGTTCATAAGGCCTCCAGAAGGCCTCTGGGTGGCGCTGTACTGATCAGAGGTCCATGGGCGTCTCTGTGGCTATGAATCTGATTGTTCTACGGCAGCAGAGAACGAGCTACGTACTTCAGGATGCCTCCGTGCCTGAAAAACGCCACATCCATGTCGTTCTCGAAAAGAGCCGTGACACTGAAACTCTTCCCTGTGCTCGCCTGGAAACAAAGGCAGACATGAATATTAGATGTTGCATGGACAAAAATGTGTGTGCAAGCAATTGCAGTTTAATTAAGAGCAGGACTGGGCACAAGCTTTCTATTTTGGTAACAATTTACTAAATGTAATGGCAGAAAAG
This genomic stretch from Onychostoma macrolepis isolate SWU-2019 chromosome 25, ASM1243209v1, whole genome shotgun sequence harbors:
- the psma4 gene encoding proteasome subunit alpha type-4 encodes the protein MSRRYDSRTTIFSPEGRLYQVEYAMEAIGHAGTCLGILANDGVLLAAERRNIHKLLDEVFFSEKIYKLNEDMACSVAGITSDANVLTNELRLIAQRYLLQYQEPIPCEQLVTALCDIKQAYTQFGGKRPFGVSLLYMGWDKHYGFQLYQSDPSGNYGGWKATCIGNNSAAAVSMLKQDFKEGEMTLSSALALAVKVLNKTMDVSKLSAEKVEIATLTRENGKTRIKVLKQKEVEELIKKHEAEEAKAEKDKKEKEQKEKDK